From Strigops habroptila isolate Jane chromosome 1, bStrHab1.2.pri, whole genome shotgun sequence, a single genomic window includes:
- the ZFPM2 gene encoding zinc finger protein ZFPM2 isoform X3, producing the protein MDLNNNTLKTKASVPMVLTAGPKWLLDVTWQGVEDNKNNCIVYSKGGQLWCTTTKAISEGEELIAFVVDFDSRLQAASQMTLTEGMYPARLLDSIQLLPQQAAMASILPTAIVNKDIFPCKSCGIWYRSERNLQAHLMYYCSGRQREGPQLSEENEESAQQISSVCPFPQCTKSFSNARALEMHLNSHSGVKMEEFLPPGASLKCTVCTYTADSVINFHQHLFSHLTQAAFRCNHCHFGFQTQRELLQHQELHVSGNKIQRESDIEHSPSGNEEGLQPATDLLSRNDVPQSQKTMQTKDASSDTELDKCEKKAPLFLPNQRPETQPATNKQSFSYTKIKSEPSSPRLASSPVQPNIGPSFPMGPFLSQFAFPQDITVVPQASEILAKMSELVHRRLRHGSSNYPPVIYSPLMPKGATCFECNITFNNLDNYLVHKKHYCSSRWQQMTKSPDFSSVPEKMPEAVSPSNGQSSINILNAGPHTSDPENQLLQTSCINSSNVLDLIGPNNKSHEKDFTAQSKKLSTASNGDDKINGKPSDVKNPNAPLVEGESDPNKTTCEACNITFSRHETYMVHKQYYCATRHDPPLKRSASNKVPAMQRTMRTRKRRKMYEMCLPEQEQRPPLVQQRFLEVANLGNPCTSTQESTEGLGECYHPRCDIFPGIVSKHLETSLSINKCVPVSKCDTPNSTVSCLEMDVPIDLSKKCLPPSERTSTSPKRLLDYHECTVCKISFNKVENYLAHKQNFCPVTAHQRNDLGQLDSKVFQNPESERNSPDVSYERNIIKCEKNGNSKQSSPNGNLFSTHLATLQGLKVFSEAAQLIATKEENKHLFLPQCLYPGAIKKAKGADQLSPYYGIKPSDYISGSLVIHNTDLDQSTNTESESPKGQVPSNGCAVQKKESLPLLPKNRGMVIVNGGLKQEERPAANPQQENISQNPPHEDGHKSPSWISENPLTANENVSPAIPTAEEQLSSIAKGVNGSTQAPASGKYCRLCDIQFNNLSNFITHKKFYCSSHAAEHVK; encoded by the exons GAGGGCAGCTTTGGTGTACCACGACCAAGGCCATCTCAGAGGGTGAAGAGCTGATTGCCTTTGTTGTAGATTTTGACTCAAGGCTGCAAGCTGCTAGTCAGATGACTCTCACAGAAGGCATGTATCCTGCACGCCTGCTGGACTCAATACAATTGCTCCCTCAACAAGCTGCAATGGCATCTATTTTGCCGACAGCTATTGTGAACA AGGACATATTCCCTTGCAAATCCTGTGGCATTTGGTATCGAAGTGAGCGGAACCTGCAGGCCCATCTCATGTATTACTGCAGCGGGAGGCAAAGAGAGGGGCCTCAGCTGTCGGAGGAGAACGAAGAGAGTGCTCAGCAGATATCCAGTGTCTGCCCCTTTCCACAGTGCACCAAGAGTTTTTCTAATGCTAGAGCTCTGGAAATGCACCTAAATTCTCACAGTG GagtgaaaatggaagaatttcTCCCACCCGGTGCTAGTCTCAAATGCACAGTTTGTACTTACACTGCAGACTCGGTGATTAACTTTCATCAGCACCTGTTCTCGCATCTAACTCAAGCTGCCTTTAGATGCAATCACTGCCATTTTGGCTTCCAAACTCAGAGGGAGCTACTGCAGCACCAAGAGTTACATGTCTCTGGCAACAAAATTCAGAGAGAAAGTGACATCGAACACTCTCCAAGTGGAAACGAAGAAGGTTTACAGCCAGCAACGGACCTGTTGAGCAGAAATGATGTTCCCCAGAGCCAAAAGACCATGCAGACTAAAGATGCAAGTTCTGATACAGAGCTtgataaatgtgaaaaaaaggcTCCACTTTTCCTTCCAAACCAGAGGCCAGAAACCCAGCCTGCAACAAATAAGCAGAGTTTCTCAtacactaaaataaaatctgaaccATCCAGTCCAAGACTTGCTTCATCGCCAGTTCAGCCTAATATTGGTCCCTCTTTCCCAATGGgaccttttctttcccagtttgCTTTTCCCCAAGACATCACTGTGGTTCCTCAGGCTTCAGAGATATTAGCCAAAATGTCTGAACTGGTCCATCGAAGACTAAGGCATGGAAGTAGCAATTACCCTCCTGTAATTTACAGCCCTTTGATGCCCAAAGGGGCTACATGTTTTGAGTGTAACATAACATTCAATAATTTGGACAACTACTTGGTACACAAAAAGCATTACTGCAGCAGCCGATGGCAGCAGATGACAAAGTCACCAGATTTTTCCAGTGTTCCAGAAAAAATGCCAGAAGCTGTAAGTCCCAGTAATGGTCAAAGCTCTATAAACATCCTGAATGCCGGTCCCCACACGTCAGATCCAGAGAATCAACTTCTGCAGACATCTTGCATAAATTCTTCCAATGTTTTAGATTTGATTGGGCCAAACAATAAAAGTCATGAAAAAGACTTTACAGCACAATCTAAGAAGTTGTCAACTGCAAGTAATGGTGACGACAAGATAAACGGAAAACCTTCTGATGTGAAGAATCCCAATGCTCCTTTAGTAGAAGGGGAGAGTGATCCTAACAAGACCACGTGTGAAGCTTGCAATATTACTTTCAGCAGACATGAAACCTACATGGTCCACAAGCAGTATTACTGTGCCACTCGCCACGATCCCCCACTGAAGAGGTCCGCTTCCAACAAAGTGCCTGCCATGCAGAGAACAATGCGTACCCGGAAGCGAAGGAAGATGTATGAGATGTGCCTACCAGAGCAAGAGCAAAGGCCACCACTAGTTCAACAGCGATTTCTAGAAGTGGCTAATCTTGGCAATCCTTGTACATCTACTCAAGAGTCAACAGAGGGCCTTGGAGAATGTTACCATCCACGATGTGATATCTTTCCAGGAATAGTCTCAAAGCATCTGGAAACTTCGCTGTCTATTAACAAGTGCGTTCCAGTTTCAAAGTGTGATACTCCCAACTCCACTGTGTCTTGCTTGGAGATGGATGTGCCAATAGATCTCAGTAAAAAGTGCTTACCCCCATCAGAGAGGACATCCACTTCTCCCAAAAGGCTGCTGGACTACCATGAATGCACAGTATGCAAGATCAGTTTTAACAAGGTAGAGAATTACCTGGCTCACAAGCAGAATTTTTGCCCCGTCACTGCCCATCAGCGTAACGACCTGGGACAACTCGACAGTAAGGTATTTCAAAACccagaaagtgaaagaaacagCCCAGATGTCAGTTATGAGAGAAACATAATCAAATGTGAGAAAAATGGAAACTCGAAACAGTCTTCTCCTAATGGAAACTTGTTTTCCACACACTTAGCAACACTTCAAGGACTAAAAGTCTTTAGTGAAGCGGCCCAGCTTATTgctacaaaagaagaaaacaaacatttgtttcttccaCAATGCCTTTACCCTGGAGCAATAAAGAAAGCTAAAGGAGCAGATCAGCTTTCTCCATATTATGGAATAAAGCCAAGTGATTACATTTCTGGTTCTCTCGTCATTCATAATACTGATTTAGATCaaagcacaaatacagaaagtGAATCTCCTAAAGGCCAGGTGCCTTCGAATGGATGTGCTGTGCAGAAGAAAGAGTCTCTTCCACTATTGCCGAAAAACCGAGGCATGGTAATAGTTAACGGGGGActaaaacaggaagaaagacCTGCCGCAAACCCACAGCAAGAGAACATTTCCCAGAACCCTCCACATGAAGATGGGCACAAGTCTCCTTCTTGGATCTCTGAGAATCCCTtaactgcaaatgaaaatgtctcTCCAGCAATTCCTACAGCAGAGGAACAGTTGTCTAGTATAGCTAAAGGCGTGAATGGTTCTACCCAGGCCCCAGCCAGTGGAAAGTATTGCCGACTGTGTGACATCCAGTTCAACAATCTTTCAAACTTTATAACTCATAAGAAGTTTTATTGCTCGTCACATGCAGCAGAACATGTCAAATGA